The Kineothrix sp. IPX-CK genomic interval CGTTCATTCAATGAGATGTTGAATGAATTATAAATCAGGAACACCGAGCCGAGCATAACCAGGGCAATCAAAATGCTGCCAATCGAGTACAGAAGAACTGTAAGCATCTTTTCACCTGAAAGTCCCATAAAACGCAGTACATCATCGTTCAAAACGTAACGGTTATTGTCTGATATGCTATCTGCATAAGAATGAATCTGATATGGGTCCTTCAGCGTGATAAATACGGTAAGACTGTTCGCTGAGGCGGTATCCTCTGTTGTAATCAAAGTGTATCCGGGTGCAGCATACTCCTCGATTCCCGGCCGCCCGCAGATGCCGACGACCGTATATGTTTTCTCTGTCACGGGCACAAGCGTTTCTTCCCCGGCACAATACGAATCGTGCTGGCTGAGCTTCCGGTCGCCGCTCATGCGGTTGCCGACCGAGAGGGTGAGTGTGTCGCCCACCGAAATTTTCACGCCGCCGTTTGCCGCAATATGAGCCGGTATCACGACCTCGCTGCTGTTCTCCGGCAGTCTGCCGGAAAGCAGCTTGATGGGCAGAGCATCCAAGGCTTCCTCGTTCCATCCGGTAATAAAGAGATATGGCTTGTCGGGATTTTGTCCGCCTTCCAGTGTGGCATAGCCGATGTTCTGCAGCGCTACAGCATTTGCCACTCGGCTGTCCTCTGTCTGTTCCTGCACAAAGGAGGAATCTGCGTCCGGGATTTCAATATGCCAATCACCATATTTGGCAACGGCACCACTTATCATATAGCTTTGCAGGGACACGGCAAAGGCAGCGACTGCTGTAATCATGGCAGCGGACAGAATAACTCCGATAATCGTGACAATCGTTCGGGTCCGGCTTCTTTTCATGCTCTGCAGGGTAACTTTGTTAAAAATATTCATGGCTGCACCATCCTCTCATCCCGCGTTACTTTGCCGTCCGATATACCGATGATGCGGTCTGCCTGCAGGGCGATATTTTCGTCATGGGTGACGAGGAGAAGGGTCTGCCCATATTTCTTATTGCTTTCTTTCAGCAGCTTGATGATTTCATGTCCATTCCGGCTGTCCAAACTGCCCGTGGGTTCGTCGGCAAGCATGACCGCCGGAGCGTTCATCAAAGCGCGCCCTATGGAAACGCGCTGTTGCTGACCGCCCGAAAGCTGATTGGGTAAATGCATTTTACGGTCTTGCAGACCAAGCATTTCGAGCAGATCATTCAGCCGTTCCTCATTGACCTTCCGCTTGTCCATCAGGATAGGAAGGGTGATATTTTCCACCACATTCAGAGTGGGAATGAGGTTGTGAAACTGGTAAATCAATCCAACCTGCCGCCTGCGGAAGATGGCGAGTTTCTCATTGCTCCCCGCATATACATCCTGCCCCTCCAAATACACCTTACCGCTCGTCGGTACGTCCACACCGCCGATGATGTGAAGCAATGTAGATTTGCCCGAACCGGAGGAACCGATGATTGCAGTAAATCCTCCCTTATCGATGGTAAGCGAAACATCGTCAAGGGCGGTGACTCGATTTTCTCCCTTGCCGTAGACCTTGCATAAATTCTCGATTTTTAAAAACTCCATTATGTGAGTCTCCTTTCCTGCGCATGGTTCTGCACATCCAAGTTTTGCGCCGAGGATTACGCAGGCACAAAGCTTTTGAGGTTGAAAGTGTATTTCTTTCAACCTTTACCCATATAATAGAGCCTTCGGCTTACATCTTGGTGACTTTCCGGTGAGAGATTCGTCACTTTGGAAAACGAATAGAAAATACCGCGCCGCCCTGGGGGTGATTTCCTGCGGCAACCGACCCGTTCTGCCGTGTTATGATCATCTTGCAGAGCGAAAGCCCGATCCCGTATCCTGCCGCGTTCGGGTTTTTCCCACGATAAAACCTGTCAAACAGACAGGGGATATCTTCTTTTTCAAAGCCCGGACCGCTGTCGTGGATAACGATTCCGGCAAACAGCGGGTTGTCCTCACAAACAATCTCAATCTTCCCCTTCTCTCCTGCGCTTTCCATGCAATTTTTGAGAATATTTTGGATCGCTTCCGACAACCAGCCTGAATCGCCCTGAATAAGCATCCCTTCCGGTACATCTGTTTGCAGATCAATATCGTGCAGTTCCATCGGGATCAGGAACGGACGAAGCGCGTCGCATATCAAATTGTTCACATCTATCTGCTCGCTTTGGAACATTACAATACCCGCATCCAGGCGGGATAATTTCAGCAGGGAAGTGATCAGCCAGTCCATCCTCAAAAGCAATTCCTCCGTTTCCCGCACAAATGCTTTCCGCTCGTTTTCATCAGGGTTATTCGCCAGCAATGACAGAATGAGGTTCGCGGATGTGAGCGGAGTCCGGAGTTGGTGGGCTACGTCGGCAAGCGAATCGGCAAGATGTTCTTTTTCTTTTTTCAGCGCGTCGTTTTGCTCCCGGATGCGCAATGTCATTTTTGTTATCTCGCTTTGCAGAATGGAAAGTTCGCCCTCGTCCGATTCACCAATATACAGATGGTCGGCATTATGGAGCACAAGATCGATTTGATCCGAAATCCGGGCAATGCTTTTGTACCTGGTTTTGGTAAACGCAAAAAACGCTGCGCCAAAAGCAGCGGCAGAAGAGGCGGCAAGGATTCCCGCCGGCCTGTTGATCGCAAATCCCAATATTACAGCGGCGGCAGCCATTAAGGAGAACAAGATGGCAAACTGCCGAAACTCTTTATTCCGAAGCATACTCGTCCCCCAATCGATACCCTGTCCCGCGAACGGTCAGAATTATTTGCGGGCTTGCCGGGTCGTTCTCTATCTTCTCCCGCAAGCGTTTGATGTATACGGTCAGTGTATTATCATTGACAAACTCTCCTGCCGCGTCCCACAATTCGTCAAGGAGCCTTCCCCTTGTTATAATACTATTGGGGTTGTTAATAAACACCAGCAGCAAGCGATATTCTAATGCCGAAAGAAAAACCTCGCTGCCGTCCTTCCTCACAACGCCGCTTGCCGTATCGACATGAAGCCCGCAGATCTCAAAATCCGACCCGGAGCGCCCGCTTTTTCGCAATGCGGTTCCAATTCGCGCAATCAATTCACGGGGCCGGAAAGGCTTGGTGATATAGTCGTCAGCGC includes:
- a CDS encoding ABC transporter ATP-binding protein → MEFLKIENLCKVYGKGENRVTALDDVSLTIDKGGFTAIIGSSGSGKSTLLHIIGGVDVPTSGKVYLEGQDVYAGSNEKLAIFRRRQVGLIYQFHNLIPTLNVVENITLPILMDKRKVNEERLNDLLEMLGLQDRKMHLPNQLSGGQQQRVSIGRALMNAPAVMLADEPTGSLDSRNGHEIIKLLKESNKKYGQTLLLVTHDENIALQADRIIGISDGKVTRDERMVQP
- a CDS encoding HAMP domain-containing sensor histidine kinase; the encoded protein is MLRNKEFRQFAILFSLMAAAAVILGFAINRPAGILAASSAAAFGAAFFAFTKTRYKSIARISDQIDLVLHNADHLYIGESDEGELSILQSEITKMTLRIREQNDALKKEKEHLADSLADVAHQLRTPLTSANLILSLLANNPDENERKAFVRETEELLLRMDWLITSLLKLSRLDAGIVMFQSEQIDVNNLICDALRPFLIPMELHDIDLQTDVPEGMLIQGDSGWLSEAIQNILKNCMESAGEKGKIEIVCEDNPLFAGIVIHDSGPGFEKEDIPCLFDRFYRGKNPNAAGYGIGLSLCKMIITRQNGSVAAGNHPQGGAVFSIRFPK
- a CDS encoding response regulator transcription factor, producing MKRIFLVEDDKAIAKNLILLLRAEGFTVTHAPTRKDALAALAGNKFDLALVDISLPDGNGFTIYTEIKETGDVPVIFLTASGDEASVVTGLNMGADDYITKPFRPRELIARIGTALRKSGRSGSDFEICGLHVDTASGVVRKDGSEVFLSALEYRLLLVFINNPNSIITRGRLLDELWDAAGEFVNDNTLTVYIKRLREKIENDPASPQIILTVRGTGYRLGDEYASE